A single genomic interval of Gossypium raimondii isolate GPD5lz chromosome 11, ASM2569854v1, whole genome shotgun sequence harbors:
- the LOC105804634 gene encoding protein LIGHT-DEPENDENT SHORT HYPOCOTYLS 1 isoform X1, with amino-acid sequence MDLVSPQNNPNEYPSRIVSSSTIATMATNNNSIISSSSNSSATATPNSSSTTMTPPPSTTPSRYENQKRRDWNTFCQYLRNNRPPLSLSMCSGVHVLEFLRYLDQFGKTKVHNQTCPFYGLPNPPAPCPCPLRQAWGSLDALIGRLRAAYEEHGGRPEGNPFGARAVRIYLREVRDFQAKARGVSYEKKRKRPKLKVPVPSSPQQQSSAPTPPTLADATAATSTI; translated from the exons ATGGACTTGGTTTCCCCACAAAACAACCCAAATGAATATCCAAGTCGGATAGTAAGCTCAAGCACCATAGCAACTATGGCTACCAACAACAACAGCATCATCAGTAGCAGTAGTAATAGTAGTGCAACTGCAACGCCTAATTCTAGCAGTACAACTATGACCCCACCTCCATCGACCACTCCAAGCCGGTATGAGAACCAGAAGCGTAGAGATTGGAACACTTTTTGCCAATACCTGCGAAACAATAGGCCTCCACTCTCACTTTCAATGTGTAGTGGTGTCCATGTCCTTGAGTTCCTTAGGTACCTGGATCAATTTGGGAAGACCAAAGTTCACAACCAGACTTGCCCTTTCTATGGTCTCCCTAACCCTCCTGCTCCTTGTCCTTGTCCTCTTAGACAAGCTTGGGGTAGCCTGGATGCACTCATTGGCCGACTCAGGGCTGCCTATGAGGAGCATGGGGGTAGGCCTGAAGGGAACCCTTTTGGAGCTAGAGCTGTGAGGATTTACTTGAGGGAAGTAAGGGATTTCCAGGCCAAAGCTAGAGGTGTTAGCTATGAGAAGAAAAGGAAGAGGCCTAAGCTGAAGGTACCTGTCCCATCATCACCACAACAACAATCATCAGCTCCTACACCACCCACACTTGCTGATGCCACTGCTGCAA cAAGTACTATATAA
- the LOC105804634 gene encoding protein LIGHT-DEPENDENT SHORT HYPOCOTYLS 1 isoform X2: MDLVSPQNNPNEYPSRIVSSSTIATMATNNNSIISSSSNSSATATPNSSSTTMTPPPSTTPSRYENQKRRDWNTFCQYLRNNRPPLSLSMCSGVHVLEFLRYLDQFGKTKVHNQTCPFYGLPNPPAPCPCPLRQAWGSLDALIGRLRAAYEEHGGRPEGNPFGARAVRIYLREVRDFQAKARGVSYEKKRKRPKLKVPVPSSPQQQSSAPTPPTLADATAAICFGKWVPFELVFRGQFVMVMT; this comes from the exons ATGGACTTGGTTTCCCCACAAAACAACCCAAATGAATATCCAAGTCGGATAGTAAGCTCAAGCACCATAGCAACTATGGCTACCAACAACAACAGCATCATCAGTAGCAGTAGTAATAGTAGTGCAACTGCAACGCCTAATTCTAGCAGTACAACTATGACCCCACCTCCATCGACCACTCCAAGCCGGTATGAGAACCAGAAGCGTAGAGATTGGAACACTTTTTGCCAATACCTGCGAAACAATAGGCCTCCACTCTCACTTTCAATGTGTAGTGGTGTCCATGTCCTTGAGTTCCTTAGGTACCTGGATCAATTTGGGAAGACCAAAGTTCACAACCAGACTTGCCCTTTCTATGGTCTCCCTAACCCTCCTGCTCCTTGTCCTTGTCCTCTTAGACAAGCTTGGGGTAGCCTGGATGCACTCATTGGCCGACTCAGGGCTGCCTATGAGGAGCATGGGGGTAGGCCTGAAGGGAACCCTTTTGGAGCTAGAGCTGTGAGGATTTACTTGAGGGAAGTAAGGGATTTCCAGGCCAAAGCTAGAGGTGTTAGCTATGAGAAGAAAAGGAAGAGGCCTAAGCTGAAGGTACCTGTCCCATCATCACCACAACAACAATCATCAGCTCCTACACCACCCACACTTGCTGATGCCACTGCTGCAA TCTGCTTTGGAAAGTGGGTACCCTTCGAATTGGTCTTTAGGGGACAGTTTGTAATGGTAATGACATGA